CCAGTTATGGGGTGGTGGTTACCGATGAGACAGGTCGCATCACGACGTTTCAGGAAAAACCCAGCCAGGAAGAAGCCCTCAGTCACACCATTAATACCGGCATTTATGTGTTTGAGCCGGAGGTGTTTGACTACATTCCCCGCGATTGTCCCTACGACATTGGCGGCGATCTCTTTCCAGCCTTGGTGAAAGCGGGTGCTCCCTTTTATGGGGTCACTGCCGATTTTCAGTGGGTGGATATTGGGCGCACTCCCGACTACTGGCTGGCGGTGCAGAAGGTATTGCGCGGCGAGATCAAAGGGGTACAGGTGCCGGGGTTACAGATTCAGCCAGGGGTATGGACAGGGATCAACATCCGTGCCAACTGGGATCGCATTCACATTGAGCCGCCGGTGTATATCGGGGCCAGCAGCCATCTGGCGGACGGGGTGAAACTGATTGGCCCCACCGCAATTGGTTACGGATGTGTGTTGAATGAAGGATGTACCCTGGATGGCAGCCTGATTTTTAACTACACCCAGATTGCGGCAGGGATCACCTTACGACACCAGATGGTCATGGGTCGGTACTGCATCTCGTCGGATGGCAATGCGATTGATACCGAAGAGTCCAATCTCACCTGGCTGATTGGGGATGCCCGCTCCAGCGCCAATGGCAGCAAAGTCTCTGTTTAAGTCTCTGCTTAAATGGCAGTCTGCTAAGTTGCTATCGGGCTGGAGGTTGGGGTTGTTCTACAGGCTGCTGCTACTGAATTTCAGGCGTGGATTCTCGATGGATCGATCCCTGAATCTATCCCTGCTCTGCCCTTTCTGAGAGACCCATGAGTGCTCTTTACCTGTACGGAATTGTCGCTGCCCCCGGCCCGCGCCACTTGAATGCAGTGGGTTTGGATAAGCAGCCGGTGCATATTCACCTGCTGGGATCCCTGGCTTTTCTCTACTCGGCGGCGCAACAGGAGCGATATTTGGCCAGCCGCGCCAATTTGCTTGCCCATGAAGCGGTGCTGGAAAAAGTGATGAGCGAGGGACACTCGGCCTTGCTGCCGTTGCAATTTGGCTTGGTGGTGGGCAGTTGGGAACAAGTCGAGCGGGACTTGGTGGAGCCCCGCTTAGCTGATCTGCTGGCTTTGCTCCAGCATCTGGAGGGCAAACGGGAGGTGGGGGTGAAGGTTTTCTGGGATCCCGAACAGGAACTGCAACTGGGTCTGGCGGAAAACCCGGCTTTGAAAGCAAAACGGGATGAAATGGCTGGAGCCCCCTTGGGGTTGGATGCAGTGGTCCAAATCGGGCGAGCCCTGGAGCAA
Above is a window of Thermostichus vulcanus str. 'Rupite' DNA encoding:
- a CDS encoding GvpL/GvpF family gas vesicle protein, whose product is MSALYLYGIVAAPGPRHLNAVGLDKQPVHIHLLGSLAFLYSAAQQERYLASRANLLAHEAVLEKVMSEGHSALLPLQFGLVVGSWEQVERDLVEPRLADLLALLQHLEGKREVGVKVFWDPEQELQLGLAENPALKAKRDEMAGAPLGLDAVVQIGRALEQLLEQRREHIAQSFTTALSPLASDRVEGELLTENMAYNGSFLINWEDEPSFAQKVEELDQAFQGRLRIRYNNFTAPYNFVKL
- a CDS encoding nucleotidyltransferase family protein, coding for MKAMILAAGKGTRVRPITYMMPKPMIPILHKPVMEFLVELLREHGFNQIMINTSHLAHQIEDYFRDGQQWGVQIGFSFEGHFENGQPVAQALGSAGGMRKIQDFSGFFDRTFVVLCGDALIDLNITEVVNFHKSRGALATVVLRQVDPSEVSSYGVVVTDETGRITTFQEKPSQEEALSHTINTGIYVFEPEVFDYIPRDCPYDIGGDLFPALVKAGAPFYGVTADFQWVDIGRTPDYWLAVQKVLRGEIKGVQVPGLQIQPGVWTGINIRANWDRIHIEPPVYIGASSHLADGVKLIGPTAIGYGCVLNEGCTLDGSLIFNYTQIAAGITLRHQMVMGRYCISSDGNAIDTEESNLTWLIGDARSSANGSKVSV